ACTTCTCTGACGACACCGCCCCCGCCGGATAGTACTGGCCCATCACGTTGACGTAGGTGTCCGGGGACAGCTCGCGGGCGAGCCAACTCATGATCTGCCGCGTCTCCTCGAGCAGCCCCGGCATGACGAGGTGGCGGACCAGGAGGCCGCGCCTGGCCATGCCGTCCTGGTCGAGCACGAGCGGCCCGACCTGGCGGTGCATCTCGCTGATCGCACGGCGCGCCGCCTCGGGATAGTCAGGCGCCTTCAGGAAGCGCTTCGCGACCGCACCGTCCCAGACCTTGAAGTCCGGCATGTAGATGTCCACGATGCCGTCCATCCAGCGGAGGCTCTCCAGGCTGTCGTAGGCGCTCGTGTTGTACACGATCGGGAGCCTGAGGCCTCCGCGGATAGCCAGCGGCAGCGCTTCCAGGATCTGCGGCACCACGTGTTCGGGCGTCACGAAGTTGATGTTGTGGCAGCCCCGGGCCTGGAGCTCGAGCATCATCCCGGCCAGACGCTCGGGCGTTACCGCCTCACCCTCACCCTTCTGGCTGATATCCCAGTTCTGGCAGTTGCCGACCGCTACCCCCTGCGCGATATACGAGTGATCCGCGTCAGCAACCTCAAGGTTGTACACGGGTCCTTCATAGGGGATGCGAGAGATCCGATGGATCGGCACGGAATACGCTTCCGGCGTCTCCTTATATCGGATCCGATCACCCTCCTTCACCAGATCGTTTCGGATAGACTCGGCCTCTTCCTGAAGTTCACCTCGCCTGACACGTGGCAGCAGCGCTCGAACATAGGCGGGGTGATAACCGAGTTGCTCGCCGATTTGCCGGGAAGTGAGTGCGCCTGCCGCCGCCATGGCAGCCACCTGATTCAGGGTCTTCATCGACACCCTTCGACGAACGGATCTGCGAAAGCTCGTCACCGAGGGCTGAAGCAGCGTCAGAACGTCCAGTTCAGCCGGGGAATCTGCTGCCCTGAGCTTGGGCACTACCATGAAATGGGCGTTCGTCAGAGCCTTTGCGGGAATCTTCTCGATTTCCAGTTGGGGCCCCGAGGCGACGAAGATCGAATGCTCAGGGGTGACCGTCAGGGGGGGCAGGCCGTAAGGCTTTACTACGACCAATTCCCCTCGATACGGATGGCAGAAGACCTTTGCTGCCCGCGCCAGTGTCCCTCTTCTTGTGTAGACTTGAACCCATTGCGGAAACCTCACCTTCCCCCCGTTCAGTGCCGCTTCCTGACCGCTGGAGAGAAAGATCGTTTCGATGCTTTGGGGTCCTCGATCCGTGAGAACAGCTTCTTCGGGGTGAAGACAAAAGACACAACGCAAATTACACCAGGAGAAGAAGATCGTGCCCGACCCGTTCCAGCCGCGGAGGCAGTCCTCCTCCCCGAAGTGCGGGAAGTGGGAGCCCACGAGCGCGAGGCGCCCGGACCGGCAGGTCGCGGTTTTGTCGTGGAGGCGGTCCACCTCACAGTCGCGCGGGCAAACCCGGCAGGAGGCCAGGCTCGCGATCGCCTCCGCCGCACGCCGCTCGATCGCGTCGACCCCGAGCTTGAGGTAGGCCGGCTCGAACGCTCGCGCCTGAACCGTGAAGGCCGTCTCGGCACCCATGACCATGCTCCCCCAATGATTCCCCGGGCGTCCGCCCTCGTCAACCCTCATTGCGCCGGGTCCGGGCCGGGTGTAGACTCGCGTGCATGCGCTGGCGCACGCCGTCCGGCGAGATGGGAGGCGAGATGAACGCGATGCTGCTGCTCCTCTTCGTCCTGGCGCTCGTGCCCGGCGTCGCCCAGGCCCAGCCCAAGGAGAAAGCGATGAGTCCCGTCATCGAGAGCGGCTCCACGGTCCAGCTCGAGTATACCCTGAAAGACGACGCCGGCACCGTGCTGGACTCCAACAAGGGGCGGGGCCCGCTCACCTTTGTTCAGGGGCAGCAGCAGATCGTCCCCGGGCTCGAGAAAGCCCTGAACGGCATGCAGGCCGGCGATGAGAAGCAGGTAACGGTCAAGCCCGAGGAGGGCTACGGTGCACTCGACCCGTCGGCCCAGGCCGAGGTGCCGAAGCAGATGCTCCCGGCCGATGCCCTCACCGTCGGGACGCAGCTCGTGGCGCGCAGCCGCACGGGCGAGACGATGCTGGTCCGGGTCAAAGAGGTCAAGGACGCTACCGTCATCATCGACCTGAACCATCCGCTCGCGGGCAAGACCCTCTACTTCGACGTCAAGGTGTTGGGAGTCGAGCCGGCGAAGAAGTAGCCATGGCCGCGCCGACCCGGACCGCCGACGCACACGCCGTCGGGCGACGTGTGCTCTGGGCGATGCTCGCGGCCAAGGTCTTCGGCGGCTGGGGCGTCGGCTGGGACATCCACTGGCACATCGTCATCGGCCGCGACTCGTTCTGGATCCCGCCGCACCTGATGACCTACTCCGCCGTGACTGCCGTGGTCGCCCTCTCCCTGGGAGCCCTGGCTCGGGAGACGCTCCGTGCGCGACGCGGTGATCCGGCACCCGGGAGCCGCCGCGTGCTGGGTCTCGTGGGAACGCGCGGGATGCATCTTGCATGGTGGGGGATCGCCATCACCGTACTGGCCGCGCCCGTTGACGACCTCTGGCACCGCCTCTTCGGGCTGGACGTCACGCTCTGGAGCCCGCCTCACCTCCTCGGGCTCCTCGGGGGGCAGGTGAACACCGCCGGCTGTCTCCTCCTGGCCGTAGAGACCTGTCCGTCGGGCAGCCGGGCCCGCCTCCTGGCCCTCCTCCTCGGTGGCGCGCTCTTCTTCGGGAGCTTCCACCTCTTGCTCGGAACGAGCGTGCTCTGGGCTTACGAGCGGGGCGGCCTGGCGTTCTTCTACTACCCGATGCTCGGGGCACTCTTCTTCCCCGTGGCGCTCCTGCCCGTCGCTCGCCTCTCCCTCAGGCGCTGGGCCCCCACGCTCGCTGTGATCGCGGCGGCGGCGATCTCGCTGGCAGGCGGCGGGATCGCACGCGCAGGCTTCGCGATCCTGAAGCCCGAGCCCGCGATCGAGGAGGCGATCGCCAAGGACCCGACCTCTCCCGTCGCCAAGGCCCATGCGATGGCCAGGGAGAACCGCGGGCCCGTCGTGACGTACACGGGACGGGCCCGGGCGATCACCTGGGCGCTTCTTCCCGCCGTCGCGCTCTGCCTCGCGGACGCCCGCCGCCGCACGCTCCTGCCGAGCCTGGCCTTCGCCGCGGTCTATCTCGGAACCGCGAGCTGGGGCCTCGCGCGAATCCCCGCGCTTCGGCCGGGCCTCCCCACGATCCCGGACGTCGCGATCGGCGTCGTCCTGGTGCTCGCCGTGGGAGCCCTCGCCGGCCTCGTCGGGGCGCGACTGGCGCACGCGTTGGGGAGCCCCGAGCCTCCGACGTCCGAGCCCCCGACCCCAGCAAGACGCGCCGGAAGATCCCTTGAGCCGGCGTGAGATATAATCGAGGCTGCCCACTCAGCGCATGCGGGGAGGAAGCCGCTCATGATTGACTTCAGCATCTCGCCCGAGATGGAGCAGATCCGCAACGTCGCGACCCAGTTCATGGAGAGGTACGTCTATCCCGCCGAGCGCGAGATGACGGAGGAGGGCCTGCCCAGGGAGACCCTCAAGCGCCTCCAGGCCAGGGTGAAGGAGCTGGGCCTCTGGGCCCCTCACATGCCCGAGGAGGTCGGGGGCATGGGGATCGGCGTCGTGGGGCTCGCGCTCATGAACGAGATCATCGGCCGGAGCCCGATCGGTCCGATCATCTTCGGCTGCCAGGCCCCGGACGCGGGGAACTGCGAGATCCTGCATCTCTACGGCACCGAGGAGCAGAAGACGAAGTACCTCCTGCCCAACGTCGCCGGCGAGATCCGCTCCTGCTTCTCCATGACCGAGCCCGAGGTTTCGGGCGCCGATCCGACCAGCCTCCAGACCACGGCGGTCCTGGAGGGCGACGCGTGGGTGATCAACGGCCACAAGTGGTTCACGAGCGGCGCCGTCGGGGCAGCCTTCGCGATCGTCATGGCCAAGACCGAGCCGACCGCGGCCCCCCGCAAGCGCTTCAGCATGATCATCGTCCCCATCGACACGCCCGGCCTCGACATCATCCGCCAGGTGCCGGTCATGGGGCACACCCGGCGCCAGGGCGGTCACTGCGAGATTCGCTACGAGAACTGCCGGGTCCCGGCCAAGAACCTCCTGGGCCCCCGCGGCGAGGGCTTCAAGATCGCCCAGGCCCGCCTCGGCCCCGGGCGAATCCAGCACTGCATGCGCTGGCTCGGCGTGGCCCAGCGGAGCTTCGAGCTGATGTGCCGGCACGTCCTGAACCGCGAGGCGTTCGGGAGCAAGCTGGCCGAGAAGCAGACGATCCAGAACTGGATCGCGGACTCGCGGGCTGAGATGACGGCGGCGCGGCTCCTGACGCTCTACGCCGCCTGGAAGATGGACCAGAAGCTCGACGCGCGCGTCGAGATCTCGCTGATCAAGTTCTTCGGCGCCAAGGTCCTCCACGACGTGATCGACCGGGCCATCCAGGCCCACGGCGCAGCGGGGATCTCGGGGGACACCCCGCTGGAGATGTTCTACCGCGAGGCCCGCGCCGCGCGGATCTACGACGGCCCCGACGAGGTCCACCGGATGGTCGTCGCGCGCCGGATCCTCAGGGAGTTCGAGTCGATCTAGGCGTGCGTCTCGCCGTGGAGATTTCTTCAAGCAAAGACACGGCTCCGATCCGCCCTGATGAGCGCTTCGACGTCGCCCCGCTGGACACGTACCTTCGCGGCCGGCTCCCCGACGCCAAGGGAGAACTCGAGCTCGAGCAGTTCCCGGGCGGGCACTCGAACCTGACCTACCTCCTCCGCTACGGCGACGCGGAATATGTCATGCGCCGGCCGCCGCTCGGGCCCGTGGCCCCGAAGGCCCACGACATGGGCCGCGAGTTCCGTGCGCTCTCCGGGCTCTGGCGCGTCTTCCCCCCCGCCCCTCGTCCCTACCTCCTGTGCGAGGATCCCTCGGTCATCGGCGCCCCCTTTTATGTGATGGAGCGGCGGCGAGGCATTGTCATCCGTCGGGAGTGGCCGCCCGAACTCGGCACCGAACCCGAAACCCGACGCAAGATCAGCGAGGCCCTCGTGGACGTCATGGCAGCTCTGCATGCCGTGGACTACCTCGCTGCCGG
The Candidatus Rokuibacteriota bacterium DNA segment above includes these coding regions:
- a CDS encoding peptidylprolyl isomerase, whose translation is MNAMLLLLFVLALVPGVAQAQPKEKAMSPVIESGSTVQLEYTLKDDAGTVLDSNKGRGPLTFVQGQQQIVPGLEKALNGMQAGDEKQVTVKPEEGYGALDPSAQAEVPKQMLPADALTVGTQLVARSRTGETMLVRVKEVKDATVIIDLNHPLAGKTLYFDVKVLGVEPAKK
- a CDS encoding acyl-CoA dehydrogenase family protein, encoding MIDFSISPEMEQIRNVATQFMERYVYPAEREMTEEGLPRETLKRLQARVKELGLWAPHMPEEVGGMGIGVVGLALMNEIIGRSPIGPIIFGCQAPDAGNCEILHLYGTEEQKTKYLLPNVAGEIRSCFSMTEPEVSGADPTSLQTTAVLEGDAWVINGHKWFTSGAVGAAFAIVMAKTEPTAAPRKRFSMIIVPIDTPGLDIIRQVPVMGHTRRQGGHCEIRYENCRVPAKNLLGPRGEGFKIAQARLGPGRIQHCMRWLGVAQRSFELMCRHVLNREAFGSKLAEKQTIQNWIADSRAEMTAARLLTLYAAWKMDQKLDARVEISLIKFFGAKVLHDVIDRAIQAHGAAGISGDTPLEMFYREARAARIYDGPDEVHRMVVARRILREFESI